The Grus americana isolate bGruAme1 chromosome 5, bGruAme1.mat, whole genome shotgun sequence region GCAGGCCTTACAGCAACCCCCTCCCCAGTCCCCCCTTTTGCAGACTTCATCATGACTCAGAGGAGTTTCTGGGAGTAGAAACATAcgaacttaatttttttaaaagaaagaatatgtatataattatatataagaaaaaatgaagtacAGGTATTTAAACACCATTGGTAAATTCATGCATGTATACGGTGTCTCCCCCCACCCCTACCCTGTTGGATGTGCAGCATCCAGGATACTAAATGACAGAAACCTCATTCAAATAATAGACAGGTCTTCTACCAGCCCCGGCATGAGCAGGTGCTTCTTGCTCTGGATGAGACCAGCGTGTCCCATATTTCAGATTGTGTGTGTAAATAACAGGGGGCAGCTGGGACTGTGTGCATATGGGTACCCCACTGTAAAGCGTCGGGGGGAGATGCGTGGGGCAGCAGCGTTAGGAATAAGCCATGTCCGCTCCGCGTGTCCTACGTGCGCCCGAGGCACCAGGCAGGCAACTCTTTACCCGTGTTCTCCACCACTACCCTTTTCCTTCAcccgttaaaaaaaaaaaataaataaaaatccctcttgctttatttataaatgtgtGTTTTTATACTTCTGGCTTTAGGtaaaataatcctttaaaatgtcctttttttttaattatttggataaaaataataaaaatcgtttgttgggtttttttgcactgtGAGGCTCCCCCCGGGAGCTGTTTTTAACTCTGTATTCATTTGTACTCCATGTCTTAAACCGTTTCAATAAAAATGTGATCATTTGTTACCGAGCTGCTGTCGAGCTGCGCGACCCACTCGGGATTTCATTTtcgggggtggggaggggtgggCAGAAAGGGAGGCCgcggcgggggagggagggacgaAGGGAAGGCGGGAGGAGGCGAgcggcgccgccgcctcctcttcctccttcggggccgggctggggcccGTCCgtggggcggcggcgcgggcaTGGCGGAGGGTGCCGCTCTGCGGGCCGTCAGGGGCTGCCTGGCCGCCTTCCCGCGGGAGGCCCGCGGTGAGCGGGGGAAAgagggctgggccgggccgggcgggggggcagcccggcgggaaggggctgggaggcCGCGAAGGGGGGGGCGCTGGGGCCTGGGCCGGGCGCTGGCGCTCTCCGTGGGCCCCAGCCCGCCGCATGGGAAGAACAACTCGGTCTGGGGCCGCCTCGGCGCCCCGGCTGGGCCGCAGCAGCCGCAAATGGCACCTGCGTGGGTTGAACTGGAGCGTCCGTGCACCTGCTCTGTTTGCAGCCAAATGTTTCCAAGGTGAACATGCAGCACGAAAGGccactgcaaaaagaaaacgAAACGTGAGAAAATGGCCCTTTTAGGTTATTTTCttatatataaaatagcaaaacaaagcaCTATGCCAGCTTCCAAAAATCTTCATGTGGCATCATCTCTGTATCAGAGGTGCACCTCCTGTGGGCCCGCGGTGTGGCCACCCGTGGCAGTAGCTGTGGCTGACAGCAGGCGAGTGGCCTGGCAAGGGCCTGAGGTACCCATCTGGCACTGAAACCCTCCATGGCAGCTGAGGGTTTAACTGAGCCGTTTCTGGAGCCCATGGGGATTGGCTTGCTTTCAGCTGAGCACCTGTGGTGTGGGCTTTGGAGCCAGTTAGTGTGCTAGTAGCAGGCACTGCTCTCAGGACACTGAGTAAAactgtttctcattttcctggACAGAGCTGGGGTGGATGGAGGATGTACCCTATCTTGATAGGCCTCTGTCCCCACTGGAGTTTTATCGAGAATGGGTGAGTCCGAATAAACCTTGTATAATTCAGAATGCCATCAGCCACTGGCCAGCTCTGAAGAAGTGGACCTCAGCGTACCTCAGGTATGAAGGAGCTTTGGAGCAGGACTGATGGCCAACTTCAGTTGACCTCGGTAAAAGGCCCTTGgttaatgtttgtttttatccTTAAGATTAGCTCTGATTCCTGTGCTTCTGTACAATGGTGTTAAGTCCTGCCAAACTTGTGCGTATGCTTGTTCCTGCAAAGATGCTGTCCTGACCAGTTCTGATGCAGTGTGAAGGGTGGGTGTTGTGGCTGTGCAGCCAGCCGGCCCAGGCTATCGAAACCCAGTCCCATTGCTCCGGCTGGTGGTCCACCCCGTAGCTTCCCAGTTGGAGTGGGGCTGTAGTGCTCTTAGAACAGACTGACTTGTTTGTGACTGAGTacactttgttttttaaaaaaaaccccacaaatgaTAAGTGTTTTAACAATAACTGATATagttttttaaagttcttttttgAGGTGGGATTTCTGGTTAGACCTAAAATCTATGGgtttaaaattaagtttctcATGGAAATAAGGGCTGCTAACCTCATGATGTGTGTGTCTGTCAGTCTCTGTTcatcctttctccctcctcaaTTGCTGTTGAACATACAGTTGCCCAGATTTGGCAGGGTTGAGTGGTCCCAAGAATATCAAGCTTGTCCATGGTTGATGAAAAGAAGTTGCTGAAGAGGGCCCTCAGCCTGCACAGAGGAAAAGGGAGCTCCTTTGTGCACTCACCTGTGAGACACAGGAGAATTTAGAGAGGCTAAAGATAATATGATTGCCTTGACCACAGGGAGCAATTGGAGCAGAATGCCAGAGTCCTTACCTGACAGTAGAAAATCTAGTCTAGAGACACCCATCCATGGAAAGCCAGGCTTCTTATTTTTGCTGCCCATGAAATACGTTCTTTTTAAAGTAACCAGTGTGCAATATATGGGCCAATTGCAGGTCTGGCTATAaacctttgatttattttgcaggGAGGTAATAGGCCCCAAGGTAGTGAGCGTGGCAGTAACACCAAATGGTTATGCAGATGCAGTGTTTCAGGACCGTTTTGTCATGCCAGAGGAGCGCCAAATGCCTTTCATGGACTTTTTGGACATTGTGGAGAAGAAAGTGACCTCTCCCAACGTATTCTATGTGCAGAAGCAGTGTTCAAACCTCACTGAGGAGTTCCCTGAACTTGTCTGTGATGTGCAGCCTGACATACCATGGATGAGCGAGGCACTTGGTAAACCTTCtatttcttctgtattcagTATATATTTTGTACGGAGCTTTAAAACAATTATGCTAGGTACATGGTGAATGTTTGTTCTGGTTCTGGATGCCAGAGCTTAGTTTGGTTTCATCCCCTTAGAAAGTAGAAgtggtaaaatatttaataatagaGTAAtccaggttttgggtttgggttacTCCAGAATCAGTATCTCAGCTGTGATTTGGGACCATCACAACTGAAACACTGTGGTGACAGTGCCATatagcatttcttttcatatagTGGCTTTTCTCTGATTCAGAATCATGTTTTGATATGGATTCATGCTGTTGTTACCAAAGCTAGTgtaacaaacaagcaaaacaacacACAGCCCCCACCCCCTGTTGTAAAATTACAGATGTTTTGTTTCTAGTTAAATGTTCTGTTTCAGTCAGTTTCTATTTTACAGCATGTCTTTCCTTAAAATGTCAATGAAAATGATTTACTGTGATCTCACCATCTTTTTGAACTGTATGTAGACGTGCTGCAGTTTCTCTGTGAGCTAAGTCTTAGGGATTCAGAATGTGGAAACAAGGGGTTGTAACCATCGATTTGGGGATGGATGATACTACGTCATGAAGTCTGATCGGCACTACAGTGGCTTCCAGTGTAGAAGGTGGTTGCTGTTGCTCACAGACTGCTATTTGTAATGAAACCTGTCATAGTTCTGAAGGAAGTTAAAGGTTAGAATTTGGCAGAAATtggcagaaaattatttgaaatgcttttaaacatgACAATTCTTTTTTCGTTGACAACATGTCTCTATTCCCTAACCATACAGGGAAGAAGCCTGATGCTGTGAATTTCTGGCTTGGGGAATCGACTGCTGTGACATCTTGTACGTATTGTGTGGTGCTGTACGTCTTCTGTGTGCTCTCAGCAGAGGTTTAAGCGGGCTTGTTTTGAGTTAGTGGCTCAGCAGGACGGTGTGTTTTCTCGGACAAGGCAGTTCTACTTTAACgtgcttttttgccttttctcctgcacctctgcagcctcttgctGCCGTGTCTCTGGGTGCATCTATCTGGCATTGTGTCAGGCAAAGCACTGACAATTTGCTTCGTTGAATACATTTGCTACAACATTATATTGGTACTTTCCACTCCCACTGGCtgcaagaggaggaagcagccaGATGATACGAGGACAAGCTGACGCTTTCAGTTTACTATAGTTTCTGATGTAGAGAAGGAAGTAACActgattttctctctttctccatatctcttttttcctcaatCCTAGTACATAAAGATCATTATGAGAACTTGTACTGTGTGATATCTggagagaaacattttctaCTGCATCCACCGAGTGACCGTCCCTTCATCCCATATGGTACATAATTTACTATGCAGTATGCCTGGAGGTTGGAAGGAGAAGAGACTAAAATATTGAAAGAtatgaaaaaagaagcagagataACATTTTGATGTTGTTAGCCTTTCCAGTGTGAACAGATATCTCTTCTATTTCATGCTGCAGGTAGTTTGTAATACAAATATTATTCTAAGGTTGGGTTTTCCAGTCCTGTAAAGTGATAGGTTCATTGATACTCATGGCAGTCTCTTCGGCTttagaatatttaaattattcaaGTATCTTGTCAGTATTGTAGCATGTCATCTCTGATGTTTAACAGGTTTGGATTCTGCCTGCTCATTCTTTTCTCTAGGAAAAAAGCcaggaagctgaaaaataagttgtagtttaatgaaatattcaagTTCCTAACTGAATCTCTGAAAactggagaaatgaaaaaaagagattcttATGGCAGCATTACTTCACATTGCCCGTTTTCTGTGGCCAGGGGTTCAGCTACTTAGATCATGGGACTCGCTTTGAGAAACCTGTTCTACTGGGAGCTGATGGGGTCCATCTGTCCAAGCAGGGCAAGAGTATCTTCGGTCAcaggcttgccaagctggtgaagagggctttaaagttgctggaggaagggaacctcaatccatcccacttctaccagtttgatgccagtgccagcagtagatgcccagagctgggagaaggaccgcaggtcagcaggagagcacctgaggtgcagcacaaaggaattccagccgCTCCAGCCAGCTTCATCggggcccaacttaaatgcATCTATGTAAACACAcgtagcatggggaacaaacaagaggagctggagacgtgcATATGCCTGCGGGGCTgtgatctcattggcatcacagagacgTGGTGGAATGGCTCatatgactggagtgttgggatggaaggatacaggctctttgggaaggacaggcaggggagacgaggagggggtgtcaccctctgtgtcagtgaccagctggaatGGATGGaactccacctggggatggatgaggagccaactgAGAGCTTATAGATAaagattaaagggagggcagggacagggcacaCTATAGTGgggggggtctgctacaggccacccgaccagggagaccaagcagatgtggccctctatagacagataggagctTCACATTCATAAGCCgtggtcctcatgggggacttcacTCACCCCGACAGCTGTTGGAgagacaacacagcagggcataagcaatccatgagattcctggaatgcattgacgataacttccttctccaagtgatggtggagccaacgaggagaggtgccatgctggaccttcttctcaccaacaaggaagggctggtggggaatgtgaagctcaagggcagccttggctgcagtgaccatgaaatggtggagttcaagatcctcagggcagcaaggaaggtgcacagcaagctcactaccctgaacttcaggagagcagactctgGCCtgttcagggacctgcttggtagaataccatggggaaaaagccctggaaggaacaGGGGCCCAAGACCGCTGGCTAGTAttgaaggatcacctcctccaagctcagaagcgatgcatcccaacaaagaagtAGTCAGGCAAAAAACACCCGGAGGCCTACATGGATGAAGAAGGAGCTCCTAGGCaaactcaaatgcaaaaaggaagcctacagagggtggaagccAGGGCaagtagcctgggaggaatacagagaaactgtccaagcagccagggatcaggttaggaaagctaaagccctgatagaattaaatctggccaggaaCATCAAGGGCAACCAGAAAAGATTCtgtaggtacatcagtgataaaaggaagactagggaaaatgtgggtcctctccagaaggaaatggagacctggttacccaggacagggagaaggccgaggtactcaatgactttttttgcctcagccttcaacagcaagtgctctagccacatTGCCCAGGTCACAgtaagcaaaggcagggactgggagaatgaagaaccacctactgtaggagaagatcaggttcgagactggcgctgttcaacatctttgtcagcgatatggacagtgggatggagtacaccctcagcaagtttgctgacaatgccaagctgtgtgatgtggtcgacatgctggagggaagggatgccattgagagggaccttgacagacttgagaggtgggcccgtgcgaactgcgtgaagttcaacaaggccaagtgcaggctggatggagaatggattgagagcagccctgaggagaaggacttggggatgttggtggaCAAGAGGCTCAACATGAGcaggcaatgtgcacttgcagcccagaaagccaactgtatcctgggctgcatcaagagaagcgtgaccagcaggtcgagagaggtgattctgcccctctactctgctctggtgagatcccacctggagtactgcatccagctctggggccctcaAAATAAGAagggcatggagctgttggaggaagtccagagaagggccatgaagatgatcaaagggctggagcacctctcctctgaagacaggctgagagagttggggttgttcagcctggagaagagaaagctccggggagaccttctagcagccttccagtacctgaaggggtcctacaggaaatctggagagggactggttacaagggcatggagtaacaggacaaggggtgatggtcTTAAGCTGAAaaaggggagatttagattaggtattaggaagaaattctttactgtgggggtggtgaggcactggaacaggttgcccagagaggctgtggatgccccatccctggaagtgttcaaggccaggttcgatgaggctttgggcaacgtggtctagtggagggtgtccctgcccatggcagggggggttggaactagatggtctttaaggtcccttccaacgcaaagcattctatgattctatgaatgtaTGAAATACAGATATGTCATATTAGTCATACTTTGTAAAACAAGTTACTGTTAAAGCATGGAACAGAGATAATGCTTACATTTTATAGTGTGTAGTAAAAAGATGACTCCATCTTTTTGAATATCAGGTTAAAGGAGAGAAGCTCTCTCAAGGGAGGTCTTGGAAAACCACATGTGCTGaagcaatgaaagaaaagcaacctgCCGTATCTGAAGCAGTTGATGAGCCCTATCGGATAAAATAATTAGAAGTGAAAGGCTGGCTGCAAGTCACTAATAACTCTTGTGAGTGCTATCTTGCTAGACTGACCTAAGAAGAAATGCCAGAATATAGAATGATGTGTAAGTCAGGGATGCATTTATGACTCCTGAAAGGGAAACGAGACAGTTACTGGAACAAAATAGGACCAGGAGAAAAATGGGTTTTGAGGAGAATAAATCCTGTGAAGAAAGAAGGTTGTAATTCCAAACAGGAAGGCAGTTCAGTATTCAGAATGActtcaaaaaatataaaaaaataagaaattggATAAAAATTGAAATGGACAAAGGGAAGGACAGTGAGGACAGTAAGTTGAAATAGGTCgtgtcttaatttttcttttacttggtGAAAGTGTGACATGCCCTGCCATTAGTTTCTCTAAGTACTGCTCTAAGTTGTGTCATTTAATTCTGTGGTTCCAGAGCTCTATCAGCCAGCAACATACCAAGTATCAGAAGACGGCTCATTTGAAATTGTGGATGAGAAGAATGCAGATAAGGTAAAGAGTATATAAAGAACACAGTCAATACAGCAAAGATAATTTTGGATACTGCTGAGACCTCAAACTGAGCACATTGATTGATATTTAGAAATCCTTCATTACTGGAAACAGAATGCCCAGATATTTCACTTGTATTTTACTATTCGCAAAAGATACCCAACttccagaaaagatttttacTGCACACCTGAAACCATTGATATCATAAACTGTCTGCCTTGCACCAAACTTAAATAGATCCTGTAAAGGACTTTTAAATGAATCAACAATAAAAGAACCGATTTCATTAAGGCTGAAATAGgctcttctgcattcactttCTTTTGGCTCTCTACTCAGGGCTAGATTTTGCTCTACAGGAGCATCACCCAGTGCAATAAAATGTATCTGTCTCAATGAATAAATTGTGTTTCCTTAGTAGTAGCaatatttatttgattaaaataagTCCGTAGCCTTTTGCATCTAATCTCTCTCCTTTTGCCTCTGTAATGTGTGACAAATGCTACAGCCGAACTTGGGGTAtggctttttctctgtttccagaGCAGTGCACATGTAATCTTGTGGGAGCATTCCTGTAATGCAGTACGGTGGAGTGCTGAGGTTTATAATTCTGTagagcacagaagaaatgaatgCAGGCAAGAGGGATTTCCCAGCAGGAAGGGGGGCTTTCACTGCTGGGAATAAAATTAGACCAGAGAGctttagaagaagaaaggaatttcTAAAAAGAGTGGTACAGATAAAATACTCATGTACTGAATATAGGAGGAACAAGTGACTAAAGGGGCTGGAGGTGTTTTGAAAGTACGCCACAAGACTGAAATTTCATGGCTGACATTTAGTACCTTTTTCCTAATTAGAAATGCTTTACTGAAGGAGCAAATTTTTTGCATCCTTGACCTATTCCCAGTTGAGTGTGGAAATCTGTGTAGCTGTACGTGTTTTGCTAGgcaaaatacatgttttgtAACCTAGTAAGTTTGGTTATCAGTTGTTTTTCTGGAAGCTTGCTGGAATTTTTTGCCAGGGTCAGTACCATATATGTGCTCTTTTGCTTTTAGGTGCCCTGGATCCCCCTGGACCCATTGAACCCGAATCTGGAACAGTATCCAGAGTATGCTCAGGCAAAACCTTTGCAGTGTACAGTGAAAGCTGGTGAGATGTTATACCTTCCTTCTCTCTGGTTCCATCACGTTCAGCAATCTCATGGCTGTATAGCAGGTAAAATACAGTCTTTCCAGACATGTTTTTGAACTGTTGCGGGTGCGCAGCTAGAGCGAAACAGCTACAGCAAAGCATAACGGGGACCAAAGATCCCTGTAAGATAATCTACCTCCCCTCAGGAGGGGGGTATCCCAGCAGATGCCACAGGGTCTTGCAGTCTCTTTTGCTTATATTTCATAGCATTGTTGACAAGTACTAGGgatgcagcaaaagaaaaatctttctagtCATCAAGTCTGGAGAAGGATGGTTAATTCAGTGATCATGATCCAGTTTCTGTTTGTAACACAGAGCTAAGCAGTTTGTCTGCCTAGCCTGCTAACTGCAAATTGGTCATCTGCATACCTTTCACAAATAAACTGCGTGTTGTGTGTGCAGTTATCACATCAGCTAAAAAGGatgtgggagaagaaaaggaaaccaGAAAGTGTATGAGTTTTAGGCTTGGATATAGACACAATGTGGGAGATACTGTGTTGTCATGTGAGCTGGAATCTGCTCCAGCCCAGTCTCCTACCTTGGTAATAAGCCTATGCTTGTGTTACTGTTCCCCTGTGCTTATCAAAAGTCTTGTCATCTCTTCCTTTGTAGGATTTATCACCATCTCTCTCTATTTTTCATCCTTCCCGAAGAGAGTTCTAGAATTCCAACCATTGCCCATTTGGTGCAGGTGGAGGGCTGGGGGTGgtgcaaaatattattatatCCTGTAAGTTTTGCAAGAGTTGAGGAAGAGTTTTTCACTGTTCTTTACCTGGAATAATCCTGTCTGCCCAGAAAGAGTAAACAGAGTATTTTGAACAACATAACATTAGTATTTGTGCAACACTGCAAATATTGCAagcccccccccttttttttttctcagtatttgtGATACTGTGATAAAAAGACAAGCTACAAGTaaagcagtatttctgaatCTCTTTTCCCAATAATGCTGCATCAGTCCTTAAAGATTTTTTGGAAAGAGTTGTTTTCAGTTGCAAGTCCCCGGccactctctttttctctgtctaGCAGAAA contains the following coding sequences:
- the JMJD7 gene encoding bifunctional peptidase and (3S)-lysyl hydroxylase JMJD7 isoform X2, which codes for MAEGAALRAVRGCLAAFPREARELGWMEDVPYLDRPLSPLEFYREWVSPNKPCIIQNAISHWPALKKWTSAYLREVIGPKVVSVAVTPNGYADAVFQDRFVMPEERQMPFMDFLDIVEKKVTSPNVFYVQKQCSNLTEEFPELVCDVQPDIPWMSEALGKKPDAVNFWLGESTAVTSLHKDHYENLYCVISGEKHFLLHPPSDRPFIPYELYQPATYQVSEDGSFEIVDEKNADKVPWIPLDPLNPNLEQYPEYAQAKPLQCTVKAVNYWYDMEYDLKYSYYQLLDRLTKTLKVL
- the JMJD7 gene encoding bifunctional peptidase and (3S)-lysyl hydroxylase JMJD7 isoform X3, yielding MAEGAALRAVRGCLAAFPREARELGWMEDVPYLDRPLSPLEFYREWVSPNKPCIIQNAISHWPALKKWTSAYLREVIGPKVVSVAVTPNGYADAVFQDRFVMPEERQMPFMDFLDIVEKKVTSPNVFYVQKQCSNLTEEFPELVCDVQPDIPWMSEALGKKPDAVNFWLGESTAVTSLHKDHYENLYCVISGEKHFLLHPPSDRPFIPYELYQPATYQVSEDGSFEIVDEKNADKVPWIPLDPLNPNLEQYPEYAQAKPLQCTVKAG
- the JMJD7 gene encoding bifunctional peptidase and (3S)-lysyl hydroxylase JMJD7 isoform X1, translating into MAEGAALRAVRGCLAAFPREARELGWMEDVPYLDRPLSPLEFYREWVSPNKPCIIQNAISHWPALKKWTSAYLREVIGPKVVSVAVTPNGYADAVFQDRFVMPEERQMPFMDFLDIVEKKVTSPNVFYVQKQCSNLTEEFPELVCDVQPDIPWMSEALGKKPDAVNFWLGESTAVTSLHKDHYENLYCVISGEKHFLLHPPSDRPFIPYELYQPATYQVSEDGSFEIVDEKNADKVPWIPLDPLNPNLEQYPEYAQAKPLQCTVKAGEMLYLPSLWFHHVQQSHGCIAVNYWYDMEYDLKYSYYQLLDRLTKTLKVL